The Methanobacterium lacus genome includes a region encoding these proteins:
- a CDS encoding carboxymuconolactone decarboxylase family protein gives MKQDKPRSISFTEDVSEELNLAFTNLASEIMKDGALSSKDKSLIALACEVAVKCEHCIKAHKEKALDAGATMDEIKEAAAVAAQVRLGSGLTFASFVLD, from the coding sequence TTGAAACAAGATAAACCAAGATCGATTAGTTTTACAGAAGATGTTAGTGAAGAATTAAATCTTGCATTCACAAATTTGGCTTCAGAAATAATGAAAGATGGAGCATTATCATCTAAGGATAAATCCTTGATTGCACTTGCATGTGAAGTAGCAGTGAAGTGTGAGCACTGTATAAAGGCTCATAAAGAAAAAGCACTGGATGCCGGCGCAACAATGGATGAAATCAAGGAAGCAGCAGCAGTTGCTGCCCAAGTACGTCTTGGATCAGGACTAACGTTTGCATCATTTGTCCTTGATTAA
- a CDS encoding PAS domain-containing response regulator: protein MRDGNIRILLVEDNPGDAVIIREMLKEIYKNKFELIHFQRLEDSVEHVIEDFDIVLLDLNLPDSRGIETFNIMNSHAPEMPIIILTGLLDEELAINIVGEGAQDYLVKGNIDKQLLSRSIKYSIERKRIEMDLRKSEEKYRAMVEKIESGLFLINSKNEINYVNKQMADMLGYNMDEILNRDVFSFIKKNCRAVFKKHLQSKARVGQTYELQFLKNNGSPLWVLMSTSPLKKMNGEYIGAISIMTDITARKGMEKSIMDAMIEKDKDFFFIMGNMVEAVKPLIQKDYVEDFQDKFT, encoded by the coding sequence ATGAGAGATGGTAATATTCGTATTTTACTTGTTGAGGACAATCCCGGGGATGCCGTCATAATAAGGGAGATGTTGAAGGAAATATATAAAAATAAATTTGAGCTCATACATTTTCAAAGGCTTGAAGACAGCGTAGAGCATGTTATTGAAGATTTTGATATCGTACTTTTGGATTTAAACCTTCCGGATAGCAGGGGAATTGAAACTTTTAATATAATGAACAGTCACGCCCCAGAAATGCCTATTATTATTTTAACTGGTCTTTTAGATGAAGAACTTGCAATTAACATTGTGGGTGAAGGTGCTCAGGATTATCTTGTTAAGGGTAATATTGATAAGCAACTACTTTCTAGGTCCATAAAATATTCAATTGAAAGAAAAAGGATAGAAATGGATCTTAGGAAGAGTGAGGAAAAATACAGGGCCATGGTTGAAAAAATAGAATCTGGTCTGTTTTTAATCAACTCTAAAAATGAGATAAATTATGTTAACAAACAAATGGCAGATATGTTAGGTTACAACATGGATGAAATTTTAAACAGAGATGTTTTCAGTTTCATCAAAAAGAACTGCAGGGCAGTTTTTAAAAAGCATCTACAATCAAAGGCACGTGTAGGCCAAACCTATGAATTACAGTTTTTAAAGAATAATGGATCACCACTGTGGGTCCTGATGTCCACAAGTCCCCTAAAAAAGATGAATGGAGAGTACATAGGTGCCATATCAATAATGACTGATATTACAGCTAGGAAAGGTATGGAAAAATCTATAATGGATGCAATGATTGAGAAGGATAAGGACTTTTTCTTTATAATGGGAAACATGGTTGAAGCTGTAAAACCTTTGATACAAAAAGATTATGTTGAGGATTTCCAGGATAAATTTACTTAA
- a CDS encoding heavy metal translocating P-type ATPase codes for MPKNNKHNHEHNQENCESNEESTNNNKLDNCGCEGETCNVNGDNCNDGTCGCSCEEDLLEEKEQLWDRKPLMVITLSGIFLFAALYLDLSGYGSLTTTPLFLIVVLLSGYNVVKNGIIALFKGNFTMNFLMTIAVFGSFLIGSGAEGAVVIFLFYIALYLENYAGERARKSIASLLKLVPETATLKKDGLTSEIHVHDVKAGDILVVKPGDKVPIDGKVIKGSTSINQAAITGESVPVNKNIGDDIFAGTLNQEGYIEMDVTKESDQTVLSKIVKLVKESQKKRSNTENFIDKLAKYYTPAVIGLAALVAIIPVVFFGQSIDEWVYRALVLLIISCPCAFLLSTPVAMVSGITASTKNGVLIKGSRYVEEMSKIKVMVFDKTGTLTQGNLELTDIIALNNYSKAEILMVAGSLESNSNHPIGNAISSYVKGQGVKLSEVKDFKSITGNGLKGTLDNKTYILGKKNLFSNKYEFSDTMIRGFEDQGKTVVLIANETEILGFICMKDTVRIASKSTISKLKNSGIKTVMLTGDNEQTAKTVADDIGLDEYYAELLPEDKVKIIEKYIDKGIEVAMVGDGVNDAPALARSNVGIAMGAAGSDVAIETADIALMHDDISKINYLLNLSRKTMGVVKQNVSVALIIQVSLSVLAVFGYVSLWMAVTFGDMGLTLAVILNSLRLVYTK; via the coding sequence ATGCCAAAGAATAACAAACACAATCATGAACACAACCAGGAAAACTGTGAATCAAATGAAGAATCAACCAACAACAATAAACTAGATAATTGTGGCTGCGAAGGTGAAACTTGCAATGTAAATGGTGATAACTGTAATGATGGAACATGTGGATGTAGTTGTGAAGAAGACCTTTTAGAGGAAAAGGAACAGTTATGGGACAGAAAACCCCTTATGGTCATAACTCTATCAGGAATATTCCTCTTTGCAGCACTGTACTTAGACTTATCAGGATATGGATCATTAACTACTACACCATTATTCCTGATTGTGGTTTTGCTCTCGGGATATAATGTGGTAAAAAATGGTATAATTGCTCTTTTTAAGGGAAATTTTACCATGAACTTTTTAATGACAATAGCCGTGTTCGGTTCATTTTTAATAGGTTCTGGAGCTGAAGGTGCAGTTGTAATATTCCTATTTTACATAGCACTCTACCTTGAAAACTATGCCGGAGAAAGGGCTCGAAAATCAATAGCATCCCTATTAAAATTGGTACCAGAAACAGCAACTTTGAAAAAAGATGGATTAACCTCTGAAATTCATGTTCATGATGTAAAAGCTGGAGACATTCTGGTTGTAAAACCTGGAGACAAAGTCCCAATTGATGGTAAAGTAATCAAGGGCTCAACTTCAATAAACCAAGCAGCAATTACTGGTGAAAGTGTACCTGTAAATAAAAATATAGGGGATGATATTTTTGCAGGAACTTTGAATCAAGAGGGTTACATTGAAATGGATGTCACTAAAGAGTCGGATCAAACAGTTCTATCAAAGATCGTCAAGCTGGTTAAAGAATCACAGAAAAAAAGGTCAAATACTGAAAATTTCATTGATAAACTGGCAAAATATTATACTCCTGCTGTTATAGGACTCGCAGCTTTAGTTGCAATAATTCCGGTTGTATTCTTTGGACAATCTATAGATGAATGGGTTTATAGAGCACTGGTACTGTTAATAATATCTTGTCCTTGCGCATTTTTATTATCAACACCAGTTGCCATGGTATCAGGAATAACAGCAAGTACGAAGAACGGAGTTTTAATAAAAGGTTCAAGATACGTCGAAGAAATGAGCAAGATAAAGGTCATGGTGTTTGATAAAACTGGAACATTGACACAGGGAAATTTAGAGCTAACTGATATAATAGCATTGAACAATTACTCGAAGGCTGAAATATTGATGGTTGCAGGTTCATTAGAATCAAATTCAAACCATCCAATAGGAAATGCCATAAGTAGCTATGTCAAAGGGCAGGGTGTTAAACTCAGTGAAGTAAAGGATTTCAAGTCCATTACTGGAAATGGTTTAAAAGGAACCCTCGATAATAAAACCTATATTTTGGGTAAGAAGAATTTATTTAGCAATAAATATGAATTTTCCGATACAATGATTCGGGGATTTGAAGATCAAGGAAAAACAGTGGTTTTAATTGCTAATGAAACTGAGATATTAGGTTTTATTTGTATGAAGGATACTGTGCGAATAGCTTCTAAAAGCACAATATCAAAGCTGAAGAACAGTGGAATAAAAACAGTCATGCTCACTGGAGACAATGAACAAACTGCAAAAACTGTTGCTGATGATATTGGTCTTGATGAATATTATGCCGAATTATTACCAGAGGATAAAGTAAAAATCATTGAAAAGTATATTGATAAAGGAATTGAAGTTGCTATGGTTGGTGATGGAGTGAATGATGCTCCAGCCCTTGCAAGATCTAATGTGGGTATTGCAATGGGGGCCGCAGGTTCGGATGTTGCAATTGAAACTGCAGACATAGCTCTCATGCACGATGATATTAGTAAAATCAACTACCTTCTGAATCTAAGCAGAAAAACAATGGGGGTTGTTAAACAGAATGTTTCTGTTGCACTCATAATCCAAGTATCACTATCTGTACTTGCAGTGTTTGGTTATGTTTCATTGTGGATGGCAGTAACATTTGGAGACATGGGACTTACACTTGCAGTAATATTAAACTCCCTAAGACTTGTATACACTAAATAA
- a CDS encoding Ig-like domain-containing protein — MGSSSASAVKNPYVISVDPSHGSIDIPANKAINVIFNENVTLNNGLVELKSSSNQSVPISLTLGKQKLRITPNCLLKNGEKYMLYIHTGSFKGLKNNYNKLFISSFRVSLTPPTSSKVYFQVLSPEKTVNGTKTYSKYAVYQKPAYSAYWNRYLFYHMVNPAVNGTNGPEDVYRIYKLQNIVSNSSYISPKPIQSTDLTTPGNWEKAVQIAGNPLMGGMHGYEMVNSIFYYGDGIKFIPTMNLMNEFNKLEIVETSDLLNPKNNSQKVAKTVTKYIWNGASLT, encoded by the coding sequence ATGGGTTCAAGTAGTGCATCTGCTGTGAAAAATCCATATGTTATTAGTGTTGATCCTTCCCATGGTTCTATTGATATTCCTGCAAATAAAGCAATAAATGTGATTTTTAATGAAAATGTAACACTTAATAATGGTCTGGTTGAACTTAAATCAAGTTCTAATCAGTCAGTACCCATATCCCTCACTCTGGGAAAACAAAAGTTGAGAATAACTCCAAATTGCTTGTTAAAAAATGGAGAGAAATATATGTTGTACATCCATACAGGCAGTTTCAAGGGTTTAAAAAACAATTATAACAAATTGTTTATTTCCAGTTTCAGAGTATCCTTAACACCTCCAACATCATCAAAGGTTTATTTTCAAGTTTTATCACCTGAAAAAACAGTTAATGGTACTAAAACTTATTCTAAATATGCAGTATATCAAAAACCTGCTTACAGTGCATACTGGAACAGATATCTATTCTATCACATGGTGAATCCTGCTGTTAATGGAACTAATGGTCCTGAAGATGTGTATAGAATTTATAAATTGCAAAATATTGTATCTAACTCCAGCTATATTTCCCCAAAACCAATTCAAAGTACAGATCTTACAACACCTGGAAACTGGGAAAAAGCCGTCCAAATAGCTGGAAATCCTTTGATGGGTGGTATGCACGGTTACGAAATGGTTAATAGTATTTTTTATTATGGAGATGGCATCAAATTCATTCCAACAATGAATTTAATGAATGAGTTCAATAAACTTGAGATCGTTGAAACATCTGATTTATTAAATCCTAAAAATAATTCCCAAAAAGTGGCCAAGACCGTGACAAAATATATTTGGAACGGTGCAAGTTTAACATAA
- a CDS encoding amino acid permease yields MDLKKILLVKKDIKDCTTCDSGLSQTFGSIGLIILGVGAILGAGIFVVTGLAAAVAGPSIIFSFSAAAFVCVMVALCFAEMASIITVTGGSYTYTQFSLGEIWAWIVGWSVVLQIIITGATVAIGWSSYFTGLMVSLNINFPNLISQYTTMINLPALIIVALLTGVVLMGARSSKRVNNVIVIIKLAVVIIFVLMGIKYVNTANYIPFMPNGINSVFQGAAMVFFAYLGFEAVATSSEEAINPQKSIPKGIIGSLVLCAVLYILVVIIMTGMVKYSEYSGVAAPVQYALNAVGANWIMTIVTIGIMAGLTTVILVNLYIIPRVIYSMSRDGLLPSKLSHINTKYKVPIIPIIISGVLIGIIASFVPLGSVFELANIAALTAFIFVAIGIINLRRTCPDVPRKFKCPLVPVLPLITIVICLVLILELKLSTILYFSIWTVLGLTIYFGYKCYKLKKVTD; encoded by the coding sequence ATGGATCTCAAAAAAATTTTACTCGTAAAAAAGGATATTAAAGATTGCACGACTTGTGATTCAGGTTTATCCCAAACATTTGGTAGTATTGGCTTGATTATATTGGGTGTTGGTGCAATTTTAGGTGCTGGTATTTTTGTTGTAACAGGTTTAGCAGCAGCTGTTGCAGGTCCATCAATAATATTTTCTTTTTCTGCTGCAGCTTTTGTTTGTGTTATGGTTGCCCTTTGTTTTGCAGAGATGGCCAGCATTATCACAGTGACAGGTGGGAGTTACACCTATACTCAATTTTCACTCGGTGAGATCTGGGCGTGGATCGTTGGTTGGTCAGTTGTTTTACAGATAATAATAACTGGAGCAACAGTAGCAATTGGTTGGAGTTCATACTTTACGGGCTTGATGGTTTCCCTTAATATAAACTTTCCAAATTTAATATCACAGTACACGACCATGATAAATTTACCTGCCTTAATAATTGTAGCTCTGTTAACTGGAGTAGTATTAATGGGTGCAAGAAGCAGTAAACGTGTTAACAATGTGATTGTAATTATAAAACTTGCTGTTGTAATTATTTTTGTATTAATGGGCATAAAATACGTTAACACCGCCAATTACATCCCTTTCATGCCAAATGGCATAAATAGTGTTTTCCAAGGTGCAGCCATGGTATTTTTTGCATATCTTGGGTTTGAAGCTGTGGCTACCTCGTCCGAAGAGGCCATAAATCCTCAAAAATCCATTCCTAAAGGAATAATAGGTTCATTAGTCCTGTGTGCAGTATTATATATTTTGGTAGTTATTATAATGACTGGAATGGTCAAATATTCAGAATATTCCGGAGTTGCAGCCCCTGTTCAGTACGCATTGAATGCTGTCGGTGCCAACTGGATCATGACAATTGTTACCATTGGAATTATGGCAGGACTCACAACTGTCATTCTAGTTAATCTTTACATAATTCCCAGGGTAATATATTCAATGAGTCGGGACGGACTGCTCCCTTCAAAATTGAGCCATATAAATACCAAATATAAGGTTCCCATCATACCAATAATTATTTCAGGAGTGTTAATAGGTATCATAGCGAGTTTTGTGCCATTGGGTTCTGTATTCGAACTTGCTAATATAGCAGCTTTAACAGCTTTTATCTTTGTGGCCATTGGAATAATCAACCTTAGAAGAACTTGTCCAGATGTACCAAGGAAATTTAAATGTCCATTAGTACCAGTCTTGCCTTTGATAACAATTGTAATTTGTTTAGTACTGATTTTAGAACTCAAACTATCAACAATCCTATATTTTAGCATATGGACTGTTCTCGGGTTAACAATTTATTTCGGGTACAAATGTTACAAACTGAAAAAAGTAACTGATTAA
- a CDS encoding DUF2124 family protein, whose amino-acid sequence MEKKTGIVGFTGAFRDNLNGISDGSKIVFTGSAAVCTPFIELLSYAIRDKNHELIFVPNADLKQTKMLKMENNLGYNAVDIKANPSNPDVVVVMGGLAMPKFGCSPDDVLNMVKEISNDHNPKIIGVCFMSIFERSGWINSIPFDVIIDTKMETTIYQHLP is encoded by the coding sequence ATGGAAAAGAAAACAGGAATAGTAGGATTTACAGGAGCATTTAGGGATAATCTTAATGGAATTTCAGATGGATCTAAGATAGTATTCACAGGATCTGCAGCTGTTTGCACACCATTTATTGAACTTTTATCGTACGCAATCAGGGATAAAAATCATGAGTTAATATTTGTACCCAACGCAGATTTAAAACAAACTAAAATGTTAAAAATGGAAAATAATTTGGGCTATAATGCAGTTGATATTAAAGCAAATCCGAGTAACCCTGATGTTGTAGTTGTGATGGGTGGTCTAGCAATGCCAAAATTTGGTTGTTCACCCGATGATGTTTTAAATATGGTAAAAGAAATTTCAAATGATCATAACCCCAAAATTATTGGAGTTTGTTTTATGAGCATATTCGAAAGATCCGGATGGATAAACAGTATACCCTTCGATGTAATCATAGATACAAAAATGGAAACAACAATTTACCAGCACCTCCCCTAA
- a CDS encoding cation diffusion facilitator family transporter, with protein sequence MSNNKQIDLKKGEKAAKYSTYANLALALMKLVVGLLSGSIALLADAIHSFSDIFASVAVYIGLKLSQKGPDEKFQYGYYKFETLASLIISIIIIVTGFEIIIESVNGIISPQQMTIPSLVIAVSLISILVSYLLSRYKEKVGTEINSPALINDGKHSFVDVFSSLIVFLGILFSYLGYPIFQGFAGFVVALLIIYIGFKYGKQAVLILLDANLDPKTVQTIKSIALSQEGILGVHDIKIRSSGPYVLAELHIETEKRLTIEKADLISKKLEKLIRKELKDLDSLLIKVDPCEKTTVKIAVPIDQVNGLNSRISKHFGKAPYYLIADVDKDNIRSYALKGNPADTNEQKKGIKTAQFLINENVDILLFNGNINEGPSYALQAEMISVIKPNVENLGDSLLNAAHNDLNI encoded by the coding sequence ATGAGTAACAACAAACAAATAGACCTAAAAAAAGGAGAAAAAGCAGCCAAATATTCTACATATGCTAATTTAGCACTGGCACTAATGAAGTTGGTAGTGGGATTATTATCAGGTAGTATAGCATTATTAGCAGATGCTATACATTCTTTTTCTGATATATTTGCATCTGTAGCCGTTTACATTGGATTAAAACTATCTCAAAAAGGGCCAGATGAAAAGTTTCAGTATGGCTACTACAAATTTGAAACATTAGCATCACTCATCATATCCATAATAATCATTGTAACAGGATTTGAAATTATAATAGAATCTGTAAATGGAATTATATCACCACAACAGATGACAATACCCTCTTTAGTAATTGCCGTAAGTTTAATATCCATACTGGTTTCATATTTACTATCTAGATATAAGGAGAAAGTCGGAACAGAAATAAATTCACCGGCCCTTATAAATGATGGTAAACACAGTTTTGTGGATGTATTCTCCTCGTTAATAGTATTTTTAGGAATTTTATTTTCATACCTTGGTTATCCAATATTTCAAGGATTTGCAGGATTTGTAGTCGCACTCTTAATTATTTATATTGGTTTCAAATATGGTAAACAAGCCGTGCTAATATTATTAGACGCAAATCTTGATCCAAAAACAGTTCAAACAATTAAATCCATAGCATTAAGCCAAGAAGGCATTTTAGGCGTGCATGATATAAAAATCAGAAGTTCGGGTCCATATGTATTAGCTGAACTTCACATAGAAACTGAAAAACGGTTAACAATAGAGAAGGCGGATTTAATATCTAAAAAACTAGAAAAACTCATAAGAAAGGAGCTTAAGGATTTAGATAGTTTGCTAATAAAAGTAGATCCCTGCGAAAAAACAACAGTTAAAATTGCTGTACCAATTGATCAAGTAAATGGATTAAATTCAAGAATCTCTAAACATTTTGGGAAAGCACCTTATTATTTAATAGCTGATGTAGATAAAGATAATATAAGGAGTTATGCTTTAAAGGGGAATCCTGCAGATACTAATGAACAAAAAAAAGGAATTAAAACTGCTCAATTTCTTATAAATGAAAATGTTGATATTCTATTATTTAATGGAAATATCAATGAGGGTCCTTCATATGCCTTGCAAGCAGAAATGATTTCTGTTATAAAACCAAATGTAGAAAATTTAGGGGATTCCTTGTTAAATGCAGCCCATAACGATTTAAATATTTAA
- a CDS encoding NifB/NifX family molybdenum-iron cluster-binding protein, translating into MIICVPSMESTGLLSKISTHFGKTPYFTILDMENNEIKTLETKKIESRHAGGKKTPAEIIIEINPDVVLCANLGLKAVEMLKEHGIKIYVEASGTVENSLKAYLNNELKLADENTACSEGH; encoded by the coding sequence ATGATAATATGTGTGCCAAGTATGGAAAGTACAGGACTCTTGTCAAAAATTTCAACACACTTCGGAAAGACTCCTTACTTCACCATATTAGATATGGAAAATAATGAAATAAAAACACTTGAAACTAAGAAAATCGAAAGTAGACATGCTGGTGGTAAAAAAACACCTGCAGAGATAATTATTGAAATAAATCCAGATGTTGTTCTATGCGCAAATTTAGGTTTGAAGGCTGTGGAAATGCTCAAAGAACATGGGATAAAAATATATGTAGAAGCATCTGGAACAGTTGAAAACTCTTTGAAAGCATATTTAAACAACGAATTAAAGCTAGCAGATGAAAATACAGCATGCTCTGAAGGCCATTAA
- a CDS encoding serine hydroxymethyltransferase gives MENKNYIEQIREYTKDHQNWMKNSINLIASENITSKPIKEVLASDLSHRYAEGLPNKRFYEGCKYIDKIENLTVKLSKKLFKAEHVNVQPTSGVVANLASFFALTKPNDTLMALRVPYGGHISHAEVSAAGIRGLKIRPHPFDNKTMNIDADAMKKDILKTKPKLVLLGGSLFLFPHPVEEAKEAADEVGAKVMYDGAHVLGLIAGERFQDPLKEGADLMVGSTHKTLPGPQGGIIFTSNELKQTIDNAVFPGVVSNHHLHHVAGLGIACAEMLEFGKDYATQTIKNSKKLAECLYDLDFNVLCPDLDFTESHQLVMDIKSVGSSSEISQRLETNNIIVNKNLLPWDEKTETNEPSGIRIGTQEITRRGLKESEMEVVANFINEVVINGKNVKNDAMNFMSDYTTLNYSFKPEEAYEYIKF, from the coding sequence ATGGAAAATAAGAATTATATTGAACAAATTCGAGAATATACTAAAGATCATCAAAATTGGATGAAAAATAGCATTAATTTGATTGCAAGTGAAAATATCACAAGTAAACCAATAAAAGAAGTATTAGCTTCAGATCTTTCCCATCGATATGCAGAAGGTCTTCCTAATAAAAGATTTTACGAAGGTTGTAAATATATTGATAAAATAGAAAACCTTACAGTTAAACTTTCAAAAAAACTATTCAAAGCTGAACATGTTAATGTGCAACCAACTTCGGGAGTTGTAGCTAATTTAGCCTCGTTTTTTGCTCTTACTAAACCCAACGATACCTTAATGGCATTACGTGTTCCATATGGAGGACATATAAGTCATGCAGAAGTAAGTGCAGCTGGAATTCGGGGATTAAAAATCAGACCACACCCATTTGATAACAAAACAATGAACATTGATGCAGATGCCATGAAAAAAGACATTTTAAAGACTAAACCTAAACTAGTTCTTTTAGGAGGTAGTTTATTCTTATTCCCCCACCCAGTAGAAGAAGCAAAAGAAGCCGCAGATGAAGTTGGAGCCAAAGTTATGTACGATGGTGCTCATGTACTAGGTCTGATCGCTGGTGAAAGATTCCAAGATCCATTAAAGGAAGGTGCAGATTTGATGGTTGGCAGTACCCATAAAACACTGCCGGGACCCCAAGGAGGTATAATATTTACCTCCAACGAACTGAAACAAACCATTGACAATGCAGTTTTTCCAGGAGTTGTAAGTAACCATCATTTACATCATGTGGCAGGCTTGGGAATTGCATGTGCAGAAATGCTAGAATTTGGAAAGGATTACGCTACACAGACCATAAAAAATTCGAAAAAACTTGCAGAATGTTTATATGATTTGGATTTTAATGTACTTTGTCCTGATCTTGATTTTACAGAATCACATCAGTTGGTTATGGATATTAAATCAGTGGGAAGTTCATCAGAAATATCGCAACGTCTTGAAACCAACAACATCATAGTGAATAAAAATCTTCTACCCTGGGATGAAAAAACAGAAACTAATGAACCATCTGGAATCCGGATTGGAACACAGGAAATTACTAGGCGTGGACTTAAAGAGTCTGAAATGGAAGTTGTTGCTAATTTTATAAATGAAGTAGTTATTAATGGGAAAAATGTTAAAAATGATGCAATGAACTTCATGTCAGATTACACAACATTAAACTACAGCTTTAAACCTGAAGAGGCTTACGAGTATATAAAATTTTAA
- a CDS encoding DNA-binding protein, translating into MENKKYKCKECGFEWQNPKKSYKNCPECQSEDITTIDLTEENQTIIPKPGNMGRGHGNMGGGPPRACKCQKCGYETTKTPGVPCRNQKCPECGTLLCGCD; encoded by the coding sequence ATGGAAAACAAAAAATATAAGTGTAAAGAATGTGGATTTGAATGGCAAAATCCTAAGAAAAGCTATAAAAATTGTCCTGAATGTCAATCTGAAGATATTACAACCATTGATTTGACTGAAGAAAACCAGACAATAATCCCCAAACCTGGAAATATGGGAAGAGGGCATGGAAATATGGGAGGAGGACCACCACGAGCATGTAAATGTCAAAAATGTGGATACGAAACTACAAAAACCCCAGGAGTACCATGTAGGAATCAGAAATGCCCCGAATGTGGAACTCTTCTTTGTGGATGCGATTAA
- a CDS encoding response regulator produces MVNILNVVSDPIKILLVEDNPGDVRLIQEVFKDANICNAMEIAYDGETAMEILNSDNGHNFCPDLILLDLNLPKKDGREVLREIKNSDMLKCIPVVILTTSNAEDDLRETYNMNANCYITKPVDLDQFINVVKSIENFWLSIVKLPTR; encoded by the coding sequence GTGGTTAACATATTAAATGTTGTATCAGATCCAATCAAAATATTGTTAGTAGAAGACAATCCTGGGGACGTAAGGCTAATTCAAGAGGTATTTAAGGACGCAAATATATGTAATGCAATGGAAATTGCCTACGACGGAGAAACAGCTATGGAAATTTTAAATTCCGATAATGGCCATAATTTCTGTCCTGACCTCATCCTATTAGACCTTAATCTACCAAAAAAAGATGGACGTGAGGTATTAAGGGAAATTAAAAATAGTGACATGTTGAAATGTATTCCTGTAGTTATTTTGACAACATCTAATGCAGAAGATGATTTAAGGGAAACCTACAACATGAACGCAAATTGTTATATAACCAAACCAGTAGACCTTGATCAGTTCATAAATGTTGTTAAATCAATAGAAAACTTTTGGTTAAGTATAGTTAAACTTCCCACAAGGTGA
- a CDS encoding ArsR/SmtB family transcription factor, whose translation MKIDDMCEIECKHEDTIEEVKSELPADDILLKVSETFKVFGDLTRLKILQALFRRELCVCDLTEVLEANQSTISHQLRILRQNNLVKFRKEGKMAYYSLADDHVEKIIEMGLEHAKE comes from the coding sequence ATGAAAATTGATGATATGTGTGAAATTGAATGCAAACATGAAGATACAATTGAGGAAGTTAAATCGGAATTACCTGCTGATGATATCCTTTTAAAAGTATCAGAAACATTCAAAGTGTTCGGAGACCTTACAAGGCTCAAAATACTCCAAGCATTATTTAGGAGAGAATTATGTGTTTGCGATCTAACTGAAGTACTTGAAGCCAATCAATCAACAATATCCCATCAATTAAGGATATTAAGACAGAACAATCTGGTAAAATTTAGAAAAGAAGGTAAAATGGCATACTACTCTCTTGCCGATGATCATGTCGAAAAAATTATAGAAATGGGACTTGAACATGCCAAAGAATAA